The following proteins come from a genomic window of Nicotiana tomentosiformis chromosome 12, ASM39032v3, whole genome shotgun sequence:
- the LOC104095413 gene encoding uncharacterized protein: MDDLLESQTEKVQEALDMGEHETGWGLNQELVAKRWLQKLREEDWDSLSDKVSAFCVKFNILIPNFDDLYVNSVRSRRKVADYTILHHYRVDVFFKIIDCQVQEINAPFNEVTTNLLIRVACLNPIHSFSSFDINKILRMVELYPDDFDEYLTVALKNHIETYIVDVHDVDERFSNLQGLVDLSENTS, from the exons ATGGATGATCTTCTAGAATCTCAAACGGAAAAAGTTCAAGAGGCATTGGACATGGGTGAACATGAAACTGGTTGGGGTTTGAATCAAGAACTTG TGGCAAAGAGATGGTTACAAAAGCTAAGAGAAGAAGATTGGGATTCACTTAGTGATAAAGTGTCTGCATTTTGTGTCAAGTTTAATATTTTGATACCAAACTTTGATGACCTCTATGTTAACTCTGTAAGATCTCGACGTAAAGTCGCTGATTATACTATTTTACATCACTATCGTGTTGATGTATTTTTTAAGATTATTGATtgtcaagttcaagaaatcaatgCTCCTTTTAATGAGGTGACAACGAACTTGCTTATTAGAGTAGCTTGCTTAAATCCAATTCACTCATTTTCCAGTTTTGACATAAACAAGATATTGAGGATGGTTGAATTGTATCCTGACGATTTTGATGAATATTTAACGGTTGCGCTCAAGAATCATATTGAAACTTATATTGTTGATGTTCATGATGTTGATGAAAGGTTCTCAAATCTACAAGGACTTGTTGATCTTTCTGAAAACACTAGTTAA